In Amycolatopsis coloradensis, one genomic interval encodes:
- a CDS encoding 3-deoxy-7-phosphoheptulonate synthase, protein MSPSADTLIALDGHRTAAINPLLSPAMLRHEHPMTAEIADTVLAGRASAVDILDGRDDRLLVVVGPCSVHDADAALDYARRLAAKAEEHRRDLHIVMRVYFEKPRTTLGWKGLINDPGLDGTYEVNHGLRMARKLLLDISALGLPVGCEFLDPITPQFISDTVTWGSIGARTAASQVHRQLCSALSMPVGIKNSTEGDVQVAVDATRAAGAGHVFAGINPDGLAALITTAGNEDCHVILRGSSAGPNYDPATVADTLARLAKSGLPERVIIDASHGNSAKDHVRQATVVRELAERIGAGERGIAGLMLESFLVEGRQDLTLGSAASLTYGQSITDACLGWDTTAELLDTLAEAVDSRR, encoded by the coding sequence ATGTCTCCCTCCGCTGACACCCTGATCGCCCTCGACGGGCACCGCACGGCGGCCATCAACCCGCTGCTGTCGCCCGCGATGCTGCGGCACGAACATCCGATGACGGCGGAAATCGCCGATACCGTCCTAGCGGGGCGAGCCTCGGCCGTCGACATCCTCGACGGCCGGGACGACCGGCTCCTCGTCGTCGTCGGGCCCTGCTCGGTGCACGACGCGGACGCCGCGCTCGACTACGCCCGCCGCCTCGCCGCCAAGGCCGAAGAACACCGCCGCGACCTGCACATCGTCATGCGTGTCTACTTCGAGAAGCCGCGGACCACACTCGGCTGGAAGGGCCTGATCAACGACCCCGGGCTCGACGGCACGTACGAGGTCAACCACGGCCTGCGGATGGCGCGGAAACTGCTGCTCGACATCTCCGCGCTCGGCCTGCCGGTGGGCTGCGAGTTCCTCGACCCGATCACCCCGCAGTTCATCTCCGACACCGTGACCTGGGGTTCCATCGGCGCGCGGACCGCGGCGAGCCAGGTGCACCGGCAGCTGTGCAGCGCGCTGTCGATGCCGGTCGGGATCAAGAACTCCACCGAGGGCGACGTCCAGGTCGCCGTCGACGCCACCCGCGCGGCCGGCGCCGGCCACGTCTTCGCGGGCATCAACCCCGACGGGCTCGCCGCGCTGATCACCACGGCGGGCAACGAGGACTGCCACGTGATCCTGCGCGGCAGCTCCGCCGGCCCGAACTACGACCCCGCGACGGTGGCCGACACGCTGGCCCGGCTGGCGAAGTCGGGGCTGCCGGAGCGCGTGATCATCGACGCGAGCCACGGCAACAGCGCGAAGGACCACGTGCGGCAGGCCACGGTCGTCCGTGAACTCGCGGAGCGGATCGGCGCCGGTGAGCGGGGCATCGCCGGGCTGATGCTGGAGAGCTTCCTGGTGGAGGGGCGGCAGGACCTGACGCTGGGCTCGGCCGCTTCGCTCACCTATGGGCAGTCGATCACGGACGCGTGCCTCGGGTGGGACACGACGGCCGAACTGCTGGACACCCTCGCCGAGGCCGTCGACTCCCGGCGCTGA
- a CDS encoding polyadenylate-specific 3'-exoribonuclease AS, whose amino-acid sequence MRFFYDTEFIEDGVTIDLVSIGVVDERGREFYAVSTDFDPGKAGPWVRDNVLPKLPSPADPAWRSREKIRTDLLEFFGKPPGGIELWAWFAAYDHVALAQLWGPMPALPRQLPRFTRDLRQRWEDAGKPKLPAAPDDQHDALADARHNYQRWQIIESYWHR is encoded by the coding sequence GTGCGCTTTTTCTACGACACCGAATTCATTGAGGACGGCGTGACCATCGATCTGGTGTCGATCGGTGTCGTGGACGAAAGAGGACGCGAGTTCTACGCGGTCTCGACCGATTTCGATCCCGGCAAGGCCGGCCCCTGGGTCCGCGACAACGTGCTCCCGAAACTCCCGTCGCCCGCCGACCCGGCGTGGCGCAGCCGCGAGAAGATCCGCACGGACCTGCTCGAGTTCTTCGGCAAGCCGCCCGGCGGGATCGAACTTTGGGCCTGGTTCGCCGCTTACGACCACGTCGCGCTGGCGCAGCTGTGGGGGCCGATGCCCGCGCTGCCGCGTCAGCTGCCGCGGTTCACGCGTGACCTGCGGCAACGCTGGGAGGACGCGGGCAAGCCGAAGCTCCCCGCGGCGCCGGACGACCAGCACGACGCGCTGGCGGACGCGCGGCACAACTACCAGCGCTGGCAGATCATCGAGTCCTACTGGCACCGGTAG
- a CDS encoding lysophospholipid acyltransferase family protein: protein MLYWLMKHVFIGPLLKALWPTKVVGAENIPDEGGAILAGNHLAVADSFFMPLRVKRKVTFPAKSEYFTEKGFKGLLKKWFFTGVGQFPIDRSGGNAAQAALDTATRLVREGHLLGIYPEGTRSPDGRLYKGKTGVARIALESGGVVVPVAMIGTDKVNPIGSKMWWPRRLEIRFGKPLDFSRYEGLAGDRFIERSITDEIMYALMELSGQEYVDIYAAKAKELIAAEEAGLRPKVPAQPSAKDVARIPDTKVG from the coding sequence GTGCTGTACTGGCTCATGAAACACGTGTTTATCGGGCCACTGCTCAAGGCGCTGTGGCCCACCAAAGTCGTCGGCGCGGAGAACATCCCCGACGAAGGCGGCGCGATCCTCGCGGGCAACCACCTCGCGGTCGCCGACTCCTTCTTCATGCCGCTGCGCGTCAAGCGCAAGGTGACCTTCCCGGCCAAATCGGAGTACTTCACCGAAAAGGGCTTCAAGGGCCTGTTGAAGAAGTGGTTCTTCACCGGCGTCGGCCAGTTCCCGATCGACCGCTCCGGCGGCAACGCCGCGCAGGCCGCGCTCGACACCGCGACCCGGCTGGTCCGCGAGGGGCACCTCCTCGGTATCTACCCCGAAGGCACCCGCTCCCCGGACGGCCGCCTGTACAAGGGCAAGACCGGCGTCGCGCGGATCGCGCTCGAGTCCGGCGGCGTCGTGGTCCCGGTCGCCATGATCGGCACCGACAAGGTCAACCCGATCGGCTCGAAGATGTGGTGGCCGCGCCGCCTCGAGATCCGCTTCGGCAAGCCGCTCGACTTCTCGCGCTACGAAGGCCTCGCCGGCGACCGCTTCATCGAGCGGTCCATCACCGACGAGATCATGTACGCGCTCATGGAGCTGTCCGGTCAGGAGTACGTCGACATCTACGCCGCCAAGGCGAAGGAACTGATCGCCGCCGAAGAGGCGGGGCTCCGCCCCAAGGTGCCCGCGCAGCCGTCCGCCAAGGACGTCGCCCGTATCCCGGACACCAAGGTCGGCTGA
- a CDS encoding alpha/beta hydrolase produces MAVLAGAEPFAHTGSTEAGFLLCHGFTGTPASMRPWGDHLAEAGYTVRCPLLPGHGTRWQDMNRTGWEDWYGAVREELLALFATCETVFVAGMSMGGTLTLRLAEEFGERIAGIVLVNPSVLTLRWDAKLLPVLSRILPSVPGVANDIAKPGETELAYSRTPVRAAASLAKLWKVTRADLGKVTQPVLLLHSAVDHIVEPVNSQVILDGIGSEDVTEVVLENSFHVATQDHDAGLIFTRTVDFARSVRRAGQVDAG; encoded by the coding sequence ATGGCCGTCCTCGCCGGCGCGGAACCGTTCGCTCACACCGGTTCGACCGAAGCAGGGTTCCTGCTGTGCCACGGCTTCACCGGCACTCCCGCGAGCATGCGGCCCTGGGGAGACCATCTGGCCGAAGCCGGTTACACGGTGCGCTGCCCGCTCCTTCCCGGGCACGGCACGCGGTGGCAGGACATGAACCGGACAGGCTGGGAGGACTGGTACGGCGCGGTCCGTGAAGAGCTGCTGGCCCTCTTCGCGACCTGCGAGACGGTGTTCGTCGCCGGGATGTCGATGGGCGGGACACTGACGCTGCGGCTCGCCGAGGAGTTCGGCGAGCGGATCGCCGGCATCGTGCTGGTGAACCCGTCGGTCCTGACGCTGCGCTGGGACGCCAAGCTGCTGCCCGTCCTGTCGAGGATCCTGCCCTCGGTGCCGGGCGTGGCGAACGACATCGCGAAGCCCGGCGAGACGGAGCTGGCCTATTCGCGGACGCCCGTGCGCGCCGCGGCGAGCTTGGCGAAGCTGTGGAAGGTCACCCGCGCGGATCTGGGCAAGGTGACCCAGCCGGTGCTCCTGCTCCACTCGGCCGTCGACCACATCGTGGAGCCGGTCAACTCCCAGGTGATCCTGGATGGGATCGGCAGCGAGGACGTGACCGAGGTGGTGCTGGAAAACAGCTTCCACGTCGCCACGCAAGACCACGACGCAGGCCTGATCTTCACGCGTACGGTGGACTTCGCCCGGTCCGTGCGCCGGGCGGGACAGGTGGACGCCGGATGA
- a CDS encoding glutamate--cysteine ligase yields MKIDFTPSRRSTVGAEWELALVDRRTGELSSVAEQVLDAVRPGGEEEHPKIKQELLLNTIEVISGICDTIAEVKADLNDSLDVVHSVLDPLGVELFSAGSHPFSTWYQQKVTDKERYAKLIDRTQWWGRQMLIYGVHVHVGVDHRDKALPILDALLKYAPHLQALSASSPYWGAEDTGYASNRALMFQQLPTAGLPFQFRKWTELESYVDDMFTTGVIDHFSEIRWDIRPAPHFGTIEMRVCDGLPTLEEVGAISALTQCLVDDFSARLDDGEILPALPPWHVQENKWRAARYGVDAIVILDAAGNERLVTDDTYDLLNRLEPVARRLDCADELRSVETILTCGPSYLRQRAVAKQYNGSLRAVVASLIAEMRDGKIARS; encoded by the coding sequence ATGAAGATCGACTTCACCCCCTCGCGCCGGTCGACGGTCGGCGCGGAATGGGAACTCGCCCTCGTCGACCGGCGGACCGGTGAGCTCTCGTCGGTCGCGGAACAGGTGCTCGACGCCGTCCGTCCCGGCGGCGAGGAGGAGCATCCGAAGATCAAGCAGGAGCTGCTGCTCAACACCATCGAGGTGATCAGCGGGATCTGCGACACGATCGCCGAGGTCAAGGCCGATCTGAACGACTCGCTGGACGTCGTGCACTCGGTGCTCGACCCGCTGGGCGTCGAACTGTTCTCGGCGGGGTCGCATCCGTTCTCGACGTGGTACCAGCAGAAGGTCACCGACAAGGAGCGCTACGCCAAGCTCATCGACCGTACCCAGTGGTGGGGACGGCAGATGCTGATCTACGGCGTCCACGTGCACGTCGGCGTCGACCACCGCGACAAGGCACTGCCGATCCTGGACGCGCTGCTCAAGTACGCGCCGCATCTGCAAGCGCTTTCGGCGTCCTCGCCGTACTGGGGCGCCGAGGACACCGGGTACGCGTCGAACCGCGCGCTGATGTTCCAGCAGCTGCCGACGGCCGGGCTGCCGTTCCAGTTCCGGAAGTGGACCGAGCTGGAGAGCTACGTCGACGACATGTTCACCACGGGCGTGATCGACCACTTCTCCGAGATCCGCTGGGACATCCGGCCCGCGCCGCATTTCGGGACGATCGAGATGCGGGTGTGCGACGGGCTGCCGACGCTGGAGGAGGTCGGCGCGATCTCGGCGCTGACCCAATGCCTGGTCGACGACTTCAGCGCGCGCCTCGACGACGGCGAGATCCTGCCGGCACTGCCGCCATGGCACGTCCAGGAGAACAAGTGGCGCGCGGCGCGCTACGGCGTCGACGCGATCGTCATCCTCGACGCGGCGGGCAACGAGCGGCTGGTCACCGACGACACCTACGACCTGCTGAACCGGCTGGAACCGGTCGCCCGGCGCCTGGACTGCGCCGACGAACTGCGGTCGGTGGAGACGATCCTGACCTGCGGGCCGAGCTACCTGCGTCAGCGCGCGGTGGCGAAGCAGTACAACGGCAGCCTTCGCGCCGTCGTCGCTTCGCTCATCGCGGAGATGCGGGACGGGAAGATCGCGCGCTCCTGA
- a CDS encoding NUDIX hydrolase, translating to MTRQDGNGFVKCAFGHLHWGLNGAAGLLLSDPARGVLLQRRAWWVHHGRTWALPGGAVEAGESPREAATREAHEEADIPPGRVRAPAASHVDHGNWRYTTVLAAPIGPLSARVTSAESAELRWVRAAEVAGFRLHRDFAAAWPGLREHLDRGLVLVVDGANVVGSRPDGWWRDRRGAAERLRDKLATLAGTGLADPALPGGGEWSWWPKVVLVVEGKARGVAPVPGAEVVDAESDGDSRIVAVAREARAAGPDDHVVVVTADRELRSRVEALGASTFGPGTLLGHLDSRI from the coding sequence GTGACCCGGCAAGACGGCAACGGCTTCGTGAAGTGCGCTTTCGGGCATCTTCACTGGGGTTTGAACGGCGCCGCCGGGCTGCTGCTGTCCGATCCCGCGCGCGGTGTGCTGCTGCAGCGGCGGGCCTGGTGGGTCCATCATGGACGCACCTGGGCGCTGCCAGGGGGCGCAGTCGAGGCGGGGGAGAGCCCGCGTGAGGCCGCCACTCGCGAGGCGCACGAGGAGGCCGACATCCCGCCCGGCCGGGTCCGCGCGCCGGCGGCGTCGCATGTCGACCACGGGAACTGGCGCTACACCACGGTCCTGGCCGCGCCGATCGGCCCGCTTTCGGCCAGGGTGACCAGTGCGGAGAGCGCGGAACTGCGGTGGGTCCGGGCGGCCGAGGTCGCGGGCTTCCGGCTGCATCGCGACTTCGCGGCGGCGTGGCCGGGATTGAGGGAACACTTGGATCGCGGGCTGGTACTGGTGGTCGATGGCGCGAACGTCGTCGGGTCGCGGCCGGACGGCTGGTGGCGTGACCGGCGTGGCGCCGCGGAACGGTTGCGGGACAAGCTCGCGACCTTGGCCGGGACCGGGCTCGCCGATCCGGCGCTCCCCGGTGGTGGCGAATGGTCGTGGTGGCCGAAGGTCGTGCTGGTCGTCGAGGGCAAGGCGCGGGGAGTCGCGCCGGTGCCCGGTGCCGAGGTCGTCGACGCCGAGTCCGACGGGGACTCCCGAATCGTGGCCGTCGCGCGGGAGGCCCGGGCGGCCGGTCCGGACGACCACGTCGTCGTGGTGACCGCCGACCGTGAGCTGAGGTCCCGCGTCGAGGCATTGGGCGCTTCGACCTTCGGCCCCGGCACCCTCCTGGGCCACCTCGACTCCCGCATTTAG
- a CDS encoding ROK family protein, producing MDVGGTSVRAGVVDEHGSLMDTARVGTPSGEDALEDAIAGVVEDLRNRHDVSGVGLAVAGFVAKDRRTVMFAPHLSWRAAPVAERIEKRVGLPVTLEHDVNAAAVGEYRFGAARGAHVAALIALGTGIGAGLLLDGKIYRGAYGVAPELGHLTVVPGGRPCPCGKYGCWERYCSGTALAATAVELLARHPGRSTVLARETRGDPGSVTGRRVAGAARDGDPIAQRAMTELAKWLAEGLALVADVFDPEIIVIGGGVSESAPLFLDEARERYADKITGAGHRPLARIRAAHHGDDSAIVGAAALAVDAANAPGAEVGVTG from the coding sequence GTGGACGTCGGGGGCACGAGTGTGCGCGCCGGCGTGGTGGACGAGCACGGCTCGCTGATGGACACGGCCAGGGTCGGGACCCCCAGCGGCGAGGACGCGCTCGAGGACGCCATCGCCGGGGTCGTCGAGGACCTCCGCAACCGGCACGACGTCTCCGGCGTGGGCCTCGCGGTCGCCGGGTTCGTCGCGAAGGACCGGCGGACGGTGATGTTCGCGCCGCATCTGTCCTGGCGTGCCGCGCCGGTCGCCGAGCGCATCGAAAAGCGGGTCGGCCTGCCGGTGACACTGGAACACGACGTGAACGCCGCCGCCGTCGGCGAGTACCGCTTCGGGGCCGCCCGTGGCGCTCATGTCGCCGCGCTGATCGCACTGGGCACCGGGATCGGCGCGGGACTGCTGCTCGACGGCAAGATCTACCGGGGCGCGTACGGTGTCGCGCCCGAACTCGGGCACCTGACCGTCGTCCCCGGCGGCAGGCCCTGCCCGTGCGGGAAGTACGGCTGCTGGGAGCGCTACTGCAGCGGGACGGCGCTGGCCGCGACGGCGGTGGAACTGCTCGCGCGGCATCCCGGGCGCTCGACCGTGCTCGCGCGCGAGACCAGGGGAGATCCCGGCTCGGTCACCGGCCGCCGGGTCGCCGGTGCCGCCCGCGACGGCGACCCGATCGCCCAGCGCGCGATGACCGAACTGGCGAAGTGGCTGGCCGAGGGCCTGGCCCTGGTCGCCGACGTCTTCGATCCCGAGATCATCGTGATCGGCGGCGGGGTGTCCGAGTCGGCGCCGCTGTTCCTCGACGAGGCGCGCGAACGCTACGCGGACAAGATCACCGGCGCCGGGCACCGCCCGCTGGCACGGATCCGGGCCGCGCACCACGGCGACGATTCGGCGATCGTCGGCGCCGCCGCGCTCGCCGTCGACGCGGCGAACGCTCCCGGCGCCGAGGTCGGTGTGACAGGCTGA
- a CDS encoding ArsA family ATPase: protein MRILLFTGKGGVGKTTLAAATAAALAGRGRKTLVVSTDPAHSLGDAFGRALGGEPSEVDILLHAAQIDTRGLVDSTWRELRQELQVALAGAGLDSLDAEELTVVPGVDELLALTEVQRLAEHGPWETVVVDCGPTAETLRLLALPEAVSGYLSRMFKPGARRTAAAVRRLGAHLESLRALLIDPATTTVRLVLTPERVVVAEARRTLSSLALRGILVDGLIVNRLMPAPGFWRGAAASWMRTRRAQQNTVLAELADAGFGPEQVKPVEYRAVEPVGLQALQEIAFELYQGLDPLAGNEQGVTPLLRVSESDSGYELRIAVPLHRDSEVDLARVDDDLAVTVDGFRRLIALPEMLRPCRITGAESDAHGLVVSLAGNRGPG, encoded by the coding sequence ATGCGGATCCTGCTGTTCACCGGCAAGGGGGGTGTCGGCAAGACCACGCTGGCCGCGGCGACGGCGGCGGCACTGGCGGGCCGGGGCAGGAAGACGCTCGTGGTCTCGACCGATCCGGCGCATTCCCTCGGTGACGCCTTCGGCCGCGCGCTCGGCGGCGAACCGTCCGAAGTGGACATCCTCTTGCACGCCGCCCAGATCGACACCCGCGGCCTCGTCGACAGCACCTGGCGCGAACTCCGGCAGGAACTTCAGGTCGCGCTCGCGGGAGCGGGCCTCGACTCGCTCGACGCCGAAGAACTCACCGTGGTGCCCGGAGTGGACGAGCTCCTCGCGCTCACCGAGGTCCAGCGTCTCGCCGAGCACGGTCCCTGGGAGACGGTCGTCGTCGACTGTGGACCGACCGCGGAAACGCTGCGTCTGCTGGCTTTGCCCGAAGCCGTTTCCGGCTATCTGTCGAGAATGTTCAAACCGGGCGCGCGGCGGACGGCGGCCGCGGTGCGGCGGCTCGGCGCCCATCTGGAGTCGCTGCGCGCCCTGCTGATCGATCCGGCCACCACGACCGTGCGGCTCGTGCTGACCCCGGAACGCGTCGTCGTCGCGGAAGCCCGCCGCACCCTCAGTTCCCTTGCCCTGCGTGGAATCCTGGTCGACGGCCTGATCGTCAACCGGCTGATGCCCGCGCCCGGGTTCTGGCGCGGCGCGGCGGCCTCGTGGATGCGGACCCGGCGCGCGCAGCAGAACACCGTCCTCGCCGAACTCGCCGACGCGGGCTTCGGGCCAGAGCAGGTGAAGCCCGTCGAGTACCGTGCGGTCGAGCCGGTGGGGCTCCAGGCGCTGCAGGAAATCGCGTTCGAGCTCTACCAAGGCCTGGATCCCTTGGCGGGCAACGAACAAGGTGTGACCCCGCTGTTGCGGGTGTCCGAATCGGACAGCGGCTACGAGCTGCGGATCGCGGTGCCACTGCACCGCGACTCCGAAGTGGACCTGGCCAGAGTGGACGATGATCTCGCCGTCACCGTGGACGGTTTCCGGCGGCTGATCGCGCTGCCGGAGATGTTGCGCCCGTGCCGGATCACCGGTGCGGAATCCGACGCGCACGGCCTGGTCGTGAGCCTGGCCGGGAACCGGGGACCCGGGTGA
- a CDS encoding SRPBCC family protein, translating to MAEQSTQSIEVDAEPARVMAVIADFPAYPEWAKAVRETEVLAEDDNGRAKQVKLTLDAGPIKDVYTLEYDWDADGHGVSWHLVKGQMQKAQNGRYALEALGAGRTKVTYTLSVELALPMIGLLRRKAEKMVMDTALKELKKRAEAS from the coding sequence ATGGCCGAGCAGTCCACGCAGTCCATCGAGGTCGACGCCGAGCCCGCGCGGGTCATGGCCGTCATCGCCGACTTCCCCGCGTACCCGGAATGGGCCAAGGCCGTCCGGGAGACCGAGGTCCTCGCCGAGGATGACAACGGTCGCGCCAAGCAGGTGAAACTCACCCTCGACGCCGGGCCCATCAAGGACGTCTACACCCTCGAGTACGACTGGGACGCCGACGGCCACGGAGTCAGCTGGCACCTGGTCAAGGGGCAGATGCAGAAGGCCCAGAACGGCCGCTACGCCCTCGAAGCGCTGGGCGCCGGCCGCACCAAGGTCACGTATACGCTGTCCGTCGAGCTGGCGCTGCCGATGATCGGGCTGCTGCGCCGCAAGGCCGAGAAGATGGTCATGGACACCGCGCTCAAGGAGCTCAAGAAGCGCGCTGAAGCATCCTGA
- a CDS encoding metallophosphoesterase family protein has product MRVHVVSDVHGNADALKRAGDGADALIVLGDLLDFVDYREHGKGIMGALFGAEKVGEFARLRREGTRDETVAFSRSLWATLADPAAAVGEAIQDQYAVLFGALTAPTFATPGNVDDPSLWPEFAGDGITVLDGEVAEFGGLRFGFIGGALLPPNVVPRRNGFWRPYLRTREEYDAAVSGLADVDVLCTHIPPAIPELTYDVIARRSEIGSAALVDLIREQRPRWSVFGHVHQPLTPRTRVGRTECRNVGHFKETSQPYVLRW; this is encoded by the coding sequence ATGCGGGTTCACGTGGTGTCGGACGTGCACGGCAACGCCGACGCGCTCAAACGCGCGGGTGACGGCGCCGACGCGCTGATCGTGCTGGGCGACCTGCTGGACTTCGTCGACTACCGCGAGCACGGCAAGGGCATCATGGGCGCGCTGTTCGGCGCCGAGAAGGTCGGCGAGTTCGCGCGGCTGCGGCGTGAGGGCACTCGTGATGAGACCGTTGCCTTCTCGCGATCGTTGTGGGCCACTTTGGCCGATCCCGCCGCCGCGGTCGGCGAGGCGATCCAGGACCAGTACGCCGTCCTGTTCGGCGCTTTGACCGCGCCGACGTTCGCGACTCCCGGCAACGTCGACGACCCGTCGCTGTGGCCCGAGTTCGCCGGCGACGGCATCACCGTCCTCGACGGCGAGGTCGCCGAGTTCGGCGGGCTGCGCTTCGGGTTCATCGGCGGCGCGCTCCTCCCGCCGAACGTGGTCCCGCGCCGCAACGGCTTCTGGCGGCCGTACCTGCGCACCCGCGAGGAGTACGACGCCGCGGTCTCCGGGCTGGCGGACGTGGACGTCCTGTGCACCCACATCCCGCCCGCCATCCCGGAGCTGACCTACGACGTGATCGCGCGGCGGTCCGAGATCGGGTCGGCGGCGCTGGTGGATCTCATCCGCGAGCAGCGGCCGCGCTGGTCGGTCTTCGGGCACGTCCACCAGCCGCTGACCCCGCGGACGAGGGTCGGCAGGACCGAATGCCGTAACGTCGGTCACTTCAAAGAGACCTCTCAGCCCTACGTGCTTCGCTGGTGA
- a CDS encoding polyketide cyclase / dehydrase and lipid transport, whose protein sequence is MNQAPPALDIVDETFLVVPPSTVAAAFADPRSWSRYWPDLVLEVYTDRGDEGLRWTVRGALIGTMEVWLEPVLDGTLLHYFLRATPAGPDGAPRALQPRDLRREFDRRARAAKAIALGLKEVLEDGREPGVGPRAE, encoded by the coding sequence GTGAACCAGGCGCCGCCAGCTCTCGACATCGTTGACGAGACCTTCCTCGTGGTCCCGCCCTCCACCGTGGCCGCCGCTTTCGCCGATCCGCGATCTTGGTCACGTTACTGGCCGGACCTCGTTCTCGAGGTCTACACCGACCGCGGCGACGAAGGATTGCGCTGGACGGTGCGCGGTGCCTTGATCGGTACCATGGAGGTCTGGCTCGAGCCGGTGCTCGACGGCACTTTGCTGCACTACTTCCTGCGCGCCACTCCCGCCGGTCCGGACGGGGCGCCGCGCGCGCTCCAGCCCCGGGACCTGCGGCGGGAGTTCGACCGCAGGGCCCGTGCCGCCAAGGCCATCGCGCTCGGGCTCAAAGAGGTCCTCGAGGACGGGCGCGAGCCCGGGGTCGGTCCCCGGGCCGAGTAG
- a CDS encoding long-chain fatty acid--CoA ligase: MREYSAPAANPVTDDENLADVVWANAERFSDVVSFRRQVDGTWLDVTAKDFAAQVLAVAKGMAEAGIAPGDRVGLMSKTRYEWTLIDFAIWAAGAVTVPIYDTSSAEQVHWILSDSAAKAVFVETDDHVATLETVKGRLDALEHTWQIEAGAVDRLTKQGAELSDDDLHERRRTVKAGDLATIVYTSGTTGRPKGVELTHRNLLAEIRADIAAFPQLMEQGNSLLVFLPLAHVLARAIAVTALSARVTLGHTSDVKNLVADLGTFRPTFVVAVPRVFEKVYNGAKQKAHGDGKGKIFDAAEATAVAYSQAQDTGGAGLGLKIKHALFDKLVFSKLRAALGGRCVAAVSGGAPLGVRLAHFFRGIGVPVFEGYGLTETSAAACVGTQDGFRVGTVGRPVAGTSVRIADDGEILLKGDVVFGGYFNNAEATAEALEDGWFHTGDLGELDSDGFLKITGRKKEIIVTAGGKNVAPSGLEDTIKASPLVSQAMVVGDQRPFIGALITIDEEYFPSWKSQHGKPADATVSDLAGDAELRAEIQQAVDQANSAVSQAEAIKKFTILSKDFTEAGGEITPSLKLKRNIVNKNYATDIEALYKK, translated from the coding sequence GTGCGCGAATACAGCGCCCCCGCCGCCAATCCGGTGACCGACGACGAGAATCTCGCCGACGTCGTCTGGGCGAACGCGGAGCGGTTCTCCGATGTCGTGAGTTTCCGCCGCCAGGTCGACGGTACCTGGTTGGACGTCACCGCCAAAGACTTCGCCGCCCAGGTTCTGGCCGTGGCCAAGGGAATGGCAGAGGCCGGCATCGCTCCGGGCGACCGGGTCGGGCTCATGTCCAAGACCCGCTACGAATGGACCCTGATCGACTTCGCGATCTGGGCCGCCGGCGCGGTCACCGTCCCGATCTACGACACGTCCTCGGCCGAGCAGGTCCACTGGATCCTCTCGGACTCGGCCGCGAAGGCCGTGTTCGTCGAGACCGACGACCACGTCGCGACGCTGGAAACCGTCAAGGGCAGGCTCGACGCGCTGGAGCACACCTGGCAGATCGAGGCGGGCGCCGTCGACCGGCTCACCAAGCAGGGCGCCGAGCTGAGCGACGACGACCTGCACGAGCGGCGCCGCACGGTGAAGGCCGGCGACCTGGCCACGATCGTGTACACCTCGGGCACGACCGGCCGCCCCAAGGGCGTCGAGCTGACCCATCGGAACCTCCTCGCCGAGATCCGCGCCGACATCGCCGCGTTCCCGCAGCTGATGGAGCAGGGCAACTCGCTGCTGGTGTTCCTGCCGCTCGCGCACGTCCTCGCGCGCGCCATCGCGGTGACCGCGCTCAGCGCGCGGGTGACCCTCGGGCACACCTCGGACGTCAAGAACCTCGTCGCCGACCTCGGCACCTTCCGCCCGACGTTCGTCGTCGCCGTGCCGCGGGTGTTCGAGAAGGTCTACAACGGCGCGAAGCAGAAGGCGCACGGTGACGGCAAGGGCAAGATCTTCGACGCCGCCGAAGCCACCGCCGTCGCGTACAGCCAGGCCCAGGACACCGGCGGCGCCGGACTCGGCCTCAAGATCAAGCACGCGCTGTTCGACAAGCTGGTGTTCAGCAAGCTGCGCGCGGCCCTCGGCGGCCGGTGCGTGGCCGCGGTGTCCGGCGGTGCGCCGCTCGGCGTGCGGCTCGCGCACTTCTTCCGCGGCATCGGTGTCCCGGTGTTCGAGGGCTACGGCCTGACCGAGACGTCCGCCGCGGCCTGCGTCGGCACCCAGGACGGGTTCCGCGTCGGCACCGTGGGGCGTCCGGTCGCCGGCACCTCGGTGCGGATCGCCGACGACGGCGAGATCCTGCTGAAGGGCGACGTCGTCTTCGGCGGCTACTTCAACAACGCCGAAGCGACCGCGGAAGCGCTCGAGGACGGCTGGTTCCACACCGGCGACCTCGGTGAGCTGGACAGCGACGGGTTCCTCAAGATCACCGGGCGCAAGAAGGAGATCATCGTGACCGCGGGCGGCAAGAACGTCGCCCCGTCCGGGCTCGAAGACACCATCAAGGCCAGCCCGCTGGTCAGCCAGGCGATGGTCGTCGGCGACCAGCGGCCGTTCATCGGCGCGCTGATCACCATCGACGAAGAGTACTTCCCGTCGTGGAAGTCGCAGCACGGCAAGCCCGCCGACGCCACGGTGTCCGACCTGGCCGGCGACGCCGAGCTGCGCGCCGAGATCCAGCAGGCCGTGGATCAGGCCAACAGCGCGGTGTCACAGGCCGAGGCGATCAAGAAGTTCACGATCCTCTCGAAGGACTTCACCGAGGCCGGCGGGGAGATCACACCGAGCCTGAAGCTGAAGCGCAACATCGTGAACAAGAACTACGCGACCGACATCGAAGCCCTGTACAAGAAGTAG